One Tachysurus fulvidraco isolate hzauxx_2018 chromosome 2, HZAU_PFXX_2.0, whole genome shotgun sequence DNA segment encodes these proteins:
- the pank4 gene encoding 4'-phosphopantetheine phosphatase isoform X1, whose translation MATDGGTDSGSHSMDKSITLPPDEIFRNLENAKRFAIDIGGSLTKLAYYSTVQHKVARVRSCDHTAKTSIQNEADGEPLYEISVQEEITARLHFIKFENRYIETCLDFIKDHLVNTETKVIKATGGGAYKFKDLIEKKLKLKVDKEDEMSCLIKGCNFVLKNIPHEAFVYAKHADPEFRFQNTHPDIFPYLLVNIGSGVSIVKVESEDKFERIGGSSIGGGTFWGLGALLTKTKRFDELLQLASKGQHTSVDMLVKDIYGGGSVSLGLPGYLIASSFGKSATTDKEFSKEDMAKSLLHMISNDIGQLACLYARSHNLTRVYFGGFFIRGHPVTMHTITYSINFFSKGEVQALFLRHEGYLGTIGAFLKGAEEDNPNQYSWEENYAGSSGLMSVSPDVNPMQRARSGTFPFDMLEMDRLERQLVNLPLLQDPSSYIPDTVDLTEDALAREYWLYCFEDALDGVVKRAVASQKDQPEATERAEKFRQKYRHKLQTLRHQPFAYGSLTVRSLLDTREHCLNEFNFPDPYSKIKQKENDMALKYYQKVVQSLEELNWEQRQFTLVRGLLAGNVFDWGAKAVSDILETDPQFGFEQAKQQLQERPWLVDAYNQWIERLKGPPHKCALFFVDNSGVDIILGVFPFVRELLIRGTEVVLASNSSPALNDVTNSELQIVTERIAAMDPVIQAGVKEDRLTLVQSGSSSPCLDLSRLDKVLATVVRERGTDLVIIEGMGRAIHTNYYAMLNCESLKLAVIKNSWLAERLGGKIFSVVFKYEVPSKTQGQH comes from the exons ATGGCGACGGACGGAGGCACTGACAGCGGCTCGCACAGCATGGATAAAAGCATAACCCTTCCTCCGGATGAAATATTTCGGAATTTGGAAAATGCCAAGAGGTTCGCAATAGATATAG GTGGCTCGCTGACAAAACTGGCGTATTACTCCACCGTACAGCACAAAGTGGCCAGAGTGAGGTCATGCGATCATACGGCCAAGACAAGCATTCAG AACGAAGCAGACGGAGAGCCGCTGTACGAGATCTCGGTCCAGGAGGAGATCACGGCTAGGCTCCACTTCATCAAGTTCGAGAACCGCTACATTGAAACCTGCCTGGATTTTATCAAAGACCACCTGGTGAACACGGAAACCAAAGTTATCAAGGCTACAGGAGGCGGAGCGTACAAGTTCAAAGATCTGATCGAGAAGAAGTTAAAACTCAA AGTGGACAAAGAGGACGAGATGTCGTGTCTTATCAAGGGCTGTAATTTTGTTCTGAAGAATATCCCTCATGAGGCTTTTGTTTACGCGAAACATGCTGACCCTGAGTTTCGCTTCcagaacacacacccagacatcTTCCCTTATCTTTTGGTTAATATCGGCTCTGGAGTTTCCATCGTCAAG GTTGAATCGGAGGACAAATTCGAGCGCATCGGCGGAAGCTCCATCGGCGGTGGGACGTTCTGGGGTCTTGGAGCTTTGCTTACAAAAACCAAG AGATTCGATGAGCTTTTACAGTTGGCCTCCAAGGGACAGCACACCAGCGTGGACATGTTGGTTAAGGACATCTACGGAGGAGGGTCCGTGTCTTTGGGACTGCCGGGATACCTTATAGCGAGCAGCTTTGGGAAATCTGCCACCACCGATAAAG agTTCTCCAAAGAAGACATGGCTAAGAGCCTGCTGCACATGATCAGTAACGATATCGGTCAGCTAGCGTGTCTCTACGCCCGATCGCACAACCTCACCCGAGTTTACTTCGGCGGATTCTTCATCCGAGGTCACCCAGTAACCATGCACACCATCACCTACAGCATCAACTTCTTCTCCAAG GGTGAAGTTCAGGCTTTGTTTCTAAGACACGAAGGTTACCTGGGTACTATAGGGGCATTTCTGAAGGGTGCAGAAGAAGACA ATCCTAATCAGTACAGCTGGGAGGAAAACTACGCCGGCAGTTCCGGCCTCATGAGCGTGTCTCCGGATGTGAATCCTATGCAGCGAGCACGAAGCGGCACG TTTCCT TTTGACATGTTGGAGATGGATCGTTTGGAGAGGCAGCTGGTGAACTTGCCGCTCCTGCAGGACCCTTCGTCTTACATCCCCGACACTGTGGACCTCACAGAGGACGCTCTGGCTAGAGAATACTGGCTCTACTGTTTTGAAGATGCACTGGATGGG GTGGTGAAGCGAGCTGTGGCCAGTCAGAAAGACCAGCCTGAGGCCACAGAGAGGGCAGAGAAGTTTCGCCAGAAGTACAGACACAAGCTACAGACGTTACGCCATCAGCCATT CGCTTACGGATCGCTCACTGTTCGGAGTCTGCTCGACACCAGGGAACATTGTCTGAACGAGTTCAACTTTCCTGACCCTTATTCTAAG ATCAAGCAGAAGGAGAACGACATGGCGCTGAAGTACTACCAGAAAGTGGTGCAGTCTCTGGAGGAGCTGAACTGGGAGCAGAGGCAGTTCACTCTGGTCCGAGGCCTGCTGGCGGGCAACGTGTTCGACTGGGGAGCCAAAGCTGTGTCCGA CATTCTGGAGACCGATCCGCAGTTCGGGTTCGAACAGGCAAAGCAGCAGCTGCAAG AGCGTCCGTGGCTTGTAGATGCCTATAACCAGTGGATTGAAAGATTGAAG GGTCCTCCTCATAAATGTGCGTTGTTTTTCGTAGATAATAGTGGAGTGGACATTATTCTAGGTGTTTTCCCCTTTGTAAGAGAACTTCTTATTCGAGGCACAGAG GTTGTTCTCGCGAGTAACTCGAGTCCTGCACTGAATGACGTGACTAACAGCGAGCTGCAGATCGTCACTGAGAGAATAGCTGCTATGGATCCTGTCATTCA AGCCGGAGTAAAAGAGGACAGACTGACGTTAGTTCAGAGCGGATCCAGTTCTCCCTGTTTGGACTTGAG TCGACTGGACAAAGTCCTGGCCACGGTGGTGCGAGAGCGCGGCACGGACCTGGTGATCATCGAAGGCATGGGTCGTGCCATCCATACCAATTACTACGCCATGCTGAACTGCGAAAGCCTCAAGCTGGCCGTCATCAAGAACTCGTGGCTGGCCGAGCGACTCGGCGGCAAGATCTTCAGCGTGGTCTTTAAGTACGAAGTTCCCTCCAAAACTCAAGGGCAACATTAA
- the pank4 gene encoding 4'-phosphopantetheine phosphatase isoform X2, with amino-acid sequence MATDGGTDSGSHSMDKSITLPPDEIFRNLENAKRFAIDIGGSLTKLAYYSTVQHKVARVRSCDHTAKTSIQNEADGEPLYEISVQEEITARLHFIKFENRYIETCLDFIKDHLVNTETKVIKATGGGAYKFKDLIEKKLKLKVDKEDEMSCLIKGCNFVLKNIPHEAFVYAKHADPEFRFQNTHPDIFPYLLVNIGSGVSIVKVESEDKFERIGGSSIGGGTFWGLGALLTKTKRFDELLQLASKGQHTSVDMLVKDIYGGGSVSLGLPGYLIASSFGKSATTDKEFSKEDMAKSLLHMISNDIGQLACLYARSHNLTRVYFGGFFIRGHPVTMHTITYSINFFSKGEVQALFLRHEGYLGTIGAFLKGAEEDNPNQYSWEENYAGSSGLMSVSPDVNPMQRARSGTFDMLEMDRLERQLVNLPLLQDPSSYIPDTVDLTEDALAREYWLYCFEDALDGVVKRAVASQKDQPEATERAEKFRQKYRHKLQTLRHQPFAYGSLTVRSLLDTREHCLNEFNFPDPYSKIKQKENDMALKYYQKVVQSLEELNWEQRQFTLVRGLLAGNVFDWGAKAVSDILETDPQFGFEQAKQQLQERPWLVDAYNQWIERLKGPPHKCALFFVDNSGVDIILGVFPFVRELLIRGTEVVLASNSSPALNDVTNSELQIVTERIAAMDPVIQAGVKEDRLTLVQSGSSSPCLDLSRLDKVLATVVRERGTDLVIIEGMGRAIHTNYYAMLNCESLKLAVIKNSWLAERLGGKIFSVVFKYEVPSKTQGQH; translated from the exons ATGGCGACGGACGGAGGCACTGACAGCGGCTCGCACAGCATGGATAAAAGCATAACCCTTCCTCCGGATGAAATATTTCGGAATTTGGAAAATGCCAAGAGGTTCGCAATAGATATAG GTGGCTCGCTGACAAAACTGGCGTATTACTCCACCGTACAGCACAAAGTGGCCAGAGTGAGGTCATGCGATCATACGGCCAAGACAAGCATTCAG AACGAAGCAGACGGAGAGCCGCTGTACGAGATCTCGGTCCAGGAGGAGATCACGGCTAGGCTCCACTTCATCAAGTTCGAGAACCGCTACATTGAAACCTGCCTGGATTTTATCAAAGACCACCTGGTGAACACGGAAACCAAAGTTATCAAGGCTACAGGAGGCGGAGCGTACAAGTTCAAAGATCTGATCGAGAAGAAGTTAAAACTCAA AGTGGACAAAGAGGACGAGATGTCGTGTCTTATCAAGGGCTGTAATTTTGTTCTGAAGAATATCCCTCATGAGGCTTTTGTTTACGCGAAACATGCTGACCCTGAGTTTCGCTTCcagaacacacacccagacatcTTCCCTTATCTTTTGGTTAATATCGGCTCTGGAGTTTCCATCGTCAAG GTTGAATCGGAGGACAAATTCGAGCGCATCGGCGGAAGCTCCATCGGCGGTGGGACGTTCTGGGGTCTTGGAGCTTTGCTTACAAAAACCAAG AGATTCGATGAGCTTTTACAGTTGGCCTCCAAGGGACAGCACACCAGCGTGGACATGTTGGTTAAGGACATCTACGGAGGAGGGTCCGTGTCTTTGGGACTGCCGGGATACCTTATAGCGAGCAGCTTTGGGAAATCTGCCACCACCGATAAAG agTTCTCCAAAGAAGACATGGCTAAGAGCCTGCTGCACATGATCAGTAACGATATCGGTCAGCTAGCGTGTCTCTACGCCCGATCGCACAACCTCACCCGAGTTTACTTCGGCGGATTCTTCATCCGAGGTCACCCAGTAACCATGCACACCATCACCTACAGCATCAACTTCTTCTCCAAG GGTGAAGTTCAGGCTTTGTTTCTAAGACACGAAGGTTACCTGGGTACTATAGGGGCATTTCTGAAGGGTGCAGAAGAAGACA ATCCTAATCAGTACAGCTGGGAGGAAAACTACGCCGGCAGTTCCGGCCTCATGAGCGTGTCTCCGGATGTGAATCCTATGCAGCGAGCACGAAGCGGCACG TTTGACATGTTGGAGATGGATCGTTTGGAGAGGCAGCTGGTGAACTTGCCGCTCCTGCAGGACCCTTCGTCTTACATCCCCGACACTGTGGACCTCACAGAGGACGCTCTGGCTAGAGAATACTGGCTCTACTGTTTTGAAGATGCACTGGATGGG GTGGTGAAGCGAGCTGTGGCCAGTCAGAAAGACCAGCCTGAGGCCACAGAGAGGGCAGAGAAGTTTCGCCAGAAGTACAGACACAAGCTACAGACGTTACGCCATCAGCCATT CGCTTACGGATCGCTCACTGTTCGGAGTCTGCTCGACACCAGGGAACATTGTCTGAACGAGTTCAACTTTCCTGACCCTTATTCTAAG ATCAAGCAGAAGGAGAACGACATGGCGCTGAAGTACTACCAGAAAGTGGTGCAGTCTCTGGAGGAGCTGAACTGGGAGCAGAGGCAGTTCACTCTGGTCCGAGGCCTGCTGGCGGGCAACGTGTTCGACTGGGGAGCCAAAGCTGTGTCCGA CATTCTGGAGACCGATCCGCAGTTCGGGTTCGAACAGGCAAAGCAGCAGCTGCAAG AGCGTCCGTGGCTTGTAGATGCCTATAACCAGTGGATTGAAAGATTGAAG GGTCCTCCTCATAAATGTGCGTTGTTTTTCGTAGATAATAGTGGAGTGGACATTATTCTAGGTGTTTTCCCCTTTGTAAGAGAACTTCTTATTCGAGGCACAGAG GTTGTTCTCGCGAGTAACTCGAGTCCTGCACTGAATGACGTGACTAACAGCGAGCTGCAGATCGTCACTGAGAGAATAGCTGCTATGGATCCTGTCATTCA AGCCGGAGTAAAAGAGGACAGACTGACGTTAGTTCAGAGCGGATCCAGTTCTCCCTGTTTGGACTTGAG TCGACTGGACAAAGTCCTGGCCACGGTGGTGCGAGAGCGCGGCACGGACCTGGTGATCATCGAAGGCATGGGTCGTGCCATCCATACCAATTACTACGCCATGCTGAACTGCGAAAGCCTCAAGCTGGCCGTCATCAAGAACTCGTGGCTGGCCGAGCGACTCGGCGGCAAGATCTTCAGCGTGGTCTTTAAGTACGAAGTTCCCTCCAAAACTCAAGGGCAACATTAA
- the pank4 gene encoding 4'-phosphopantetheine phosphatase isoform X3, protein MKYFGIWKMPRGGSLTKLAYYSTVQHKVARVRSCDHTAKTSIQNEADGEPLYEISVQEEITARLHFIKFENRYIETCLDFIKDHLVNTETKVIKATGGGAYKFKDLIEKKLKLKVDKEDEMSCLIKGCNFVLKNIPHEAFVYAKHADPEFRFQNTHPDIFPYLLVNIGSGVSIVKVESEDKFERIGGSSIGGGTFWGLGALLTKTKRFDELLQLASKGQHTSVDMLVKDIYGGGSVSLGLPGYLIASSFGKSATTDKEFSKEDMAKSLLHMISNDIGQLACLYARSHNLTRVYFGGFFIRGHPVTMHTITYSINFFSKGEVQALFLRHEGYLGTIGAFLKGAEEDNPNQYSWEENYAGSSGLMSVSPDVNPMQRARSGTFPFDMLEMDRLERQLVNLPLLQDPSSYIPDTVDLTEDALAREYWLYCFEDALDGVVKRAVASQKDQPEATERAEKFRQKYRHKLQTLRHQPFAYGSLTVRSLLDTREHCLNEFNFPDPYSKIKQKENDMALKYYQKVVQSLEELNWEQRQFTLVRGLLAGNVFDWGAKAVSDILETDPQFGFEQAKQQLQERPWLVDAYNQWIERLKGPPHKCALFFVDNSGVDIILGVFPFVRELLIRGTEVVLASNSSPALNDVTNSELQIVTERIAAMDPVIQAGVKEDRLTLVQSGSSSPCLDLSRLDKVLATVVRERGTDLVIIEGMGRAIHTNYYAMLNCESLKLAVIKNSWLAERLGGKIFSVVFKYEVPSKTQGQH, encoded by the exons ATGAAATATTTCGGAATTTGGAAAATGCCAAGAG GTGGCTCGCTGACAAAACTGGCGTATTACTCCACCGTACAGCACAAAGTGGCCAGAGTGAGGTCATGCGATCATACGGCCAAGACAAGCATTCAG AACGAAGCAGACGGAGAGCCGCTGTACGAGATCTCGGTCCAGGAGGAGATCACGGCTAGGCTCCACTTCATCAAGTTCGAGAACCGCTACATTGAAACCTGCCTGGATTTTATCAAAGACCACCTGGTGAACACGGAAACCAAAGTTATCAAGGCTACAGGAGGCGGAGCGTACAAGTTCAAAGATCTGATCGAGAAGAAGTTAAAACTCAA AGTGGACAAAGAGGACGAGATGTCGTGTCTTATCAAGGGCTGTAATTTTGTTCTGAAGAATATCCCTCATGAGGCTTTTGTTTACGCGAAACATGCTGACCCTGAGTTTCGCTTCcagaacacacacccagacatcTTCCCTTATCTTTTGGTTAATATCGGCTCTGGAGTTTCCATCGTCAAG GTTGAATCGGAGGACAAATTCGAGCGCATCGGCGGAAGCTCCATCGGCGGTGGGACGTTCTGGGGTCTTGGAGCTTTGCTTACAAAAACCAAG AGATTCGATGAGCTTTTACAGTTGGCCTCCAAGGGACAGCACACCAGCGTGGACATGTTGGTTAAGGACATCTACGGAGGAGGGTCCGTGTCTTTGGGACTGCCGGGATACCTTATAGCGAGCAGCTTTGGGAAATCTGCCACCACCGATAAAG agTTCTCCAAAGAAGACATGGCTAAGAGCCTGCTGCACATGATCAGTAACGATATCGGTCAGCTAGCGTGTCTCTACGCCCGATCGCACAACCTCACCCGAGTTTACTTCGGCGGATTCTTCATCCGAGGTCACCCAGTAACCATGCACACCATCACCTACAGCATCAACTTCTTCTCCAAG GGTGAAGTTCAGGCTTTGTTTCTAAGACACGAAGGTTACCTGGGTACTATAGGGGCATTTCTGAAGGGTGCAGAAGAAGACA ATCCTAATCAGTACAGCTGGGAGGAAAACTACGCCGGCAGTTCCGGCCTCATGAGCGTGTCTCCGGATGTGAATCCTATGCAGCGAGCACGAAGCGGCACG TTTCCT TTTGACATGTTGGAGATGGATCGTTTGGAGAGGCAGCTGGTGAACTTGCCGCTCCTGCAGGACCCTTCGTCTTACATCCCCGACACTGTGGACCTCACAGAGGACGCTCTGGCTAGAGAATACTGGCTCTACTGTTTTGAAGATGCACTGGATGGG GTGGTGAAGCGAGCTGTGGCCAGTCAGAAAGACCAGCCTGAGGCCACAGAGAGGGCAGAGAAGTTTCGCCAGAAGTACAGACACAAGCTACAGACGTTACGCCATCAGCCATT CGCTTACGGATCGCTCACTGTTCGGAGTCTGCTCGACACCAGGGAACATTGTCTGAACGAGTTCAACTTTCCTGACCCTTATTCTAAG ATCAAGCAGAAGGAGAACGACATGGCGCTGAAGTACTACCAGAAAGTGGTGCAGTCTCTGGAGGAGCTGAACTGGGAGCAGAGGCAGTTCACTCTGGTCCGAGGCCTGCTGGCGGGCAACGTGTTCGACTGGGGAGCCAAAGCTGTGTCCGA CATTCTGGAGACCGATCCGCAGTTCGGGTTCGAACAGGCAAAGCAGCAGCTGCAAG AGCGTCCGTGGCTTGTAGATGCCTATAACCAGTGGATTGAAAGATTGAAG GGTCCTCCTCATAAATGTGCGTTGTTTTTCGTAGATAATAGTGGAGTGGACATTATTCTAGGTGTTTTCCCCTTTGTAAGAGAACTTCTTATTCGAGGCACAGAG GTTGTTCTCGCGAGTAACTCGAGTCCTGCACTGAATGACGTGACTAACAGCGAGCTGCAGATCGTCACTGAGAGAATAGCTGCTATGGATCCTGTCATTCA AGCCGGAGTAAAAGAGGACAGACTGACGTTAGTTCAGAGCGGATCCAGTTCTCCCTGTTTGGACTTGAG TCGACTGGACAAAGTCCTGGCCACGGTGGTGCGAGAGCGCGGCACGGACCTGGTGATCATCGAAGGCATGGGTCGTGCCATCCATACCAATTACTACGCCATGCTGAACTGCGAAAGCCTCAAGCTGGCCGTCATCAAGAACTCGTGGCTGGCCGAGCGACTCGGCGGCAAGATCTTCAGCGTGGTCTTTAAGTACGAAGTTCCCTCCAAAACTCAAGGGCAACATTAA
- the pank4 gene encoding 4'-phosphopantetheine phosphatase isoform X4: MSCLIKGCNFVLKNIPHEAFVYAKHADPEFRFQNTHPDIFPYLLVNIGSGVSIVKVESEDKFERIGGSSIGGGTFWGLGALLTKTKRFDELLQLASKGQHTSVDMLVKDIYGGGSVSLGLPGYLIASSFGKSATTDKEFSKEDMAKSLLHMISNDIGQLACLYARSHNLTRVYFGGFFIRGHPVTMHTITYSINFFSKGEVQALFLRHEGYLGTIGAFLKGAEEDNPNQYSWEENYAGSSGLMSVSPDVNPMQRARSGTFPFDMLEMDRLERQLVNLPLLQDPSSYIPDTVDLTEDALAREYWLYCFEDALDGVVKRAVASQKDQPEATERAEKFRQKYRHKLQTLRHQPFAYGSLTVRSLLDTREHCLNEFNFPDPYSKIKQKENDMALKYYQKVVQSLEELNWEQRQFTLVRGLLAGNVFDWGAKAVSDILETDPQFGFEQAKQQLQERPWLVDAYNQWIERLKGPPHKCALFFVDNSGVDIILGVFPFVRELLIRGTEVVLASNSSPALNDVTNSELQIVTERIAAMDPVIQAGVKEDRLTLVQSGSSSPCLDLSRLDKVLATVVRERGTDLVIIEGMGRAIHTNYYAMLNCESLKLAVIKNSWLAERLGGKIFSVVFKYEVPSKTQGQH, from the exons ATGTCGTGTCTTATCAAGGGCTGTAATTTTGTTCTGAAGAATATCCCTCATGAGGCTTTTGTTTACGCGAAACATGCTGACCCTGAGTTTCGCTTCcagaacacacacccagacatcTTCCCTTATCTTTTGGTTAATATCGGCTCTGGAGTTTCCATCGTCAAG GTTGAATCGGAGGACAAATTCGAGCGCATCGGCGGAAGCTCCATCGGCGGTGGGACGTTCTGGGGTCTTGGAGCTTTGCTTACAAAAACCAAG AGATTCGATGAGCTTTTACAGTTGGCCTCCAAGGGACAGCACACCAGCGTGGACATGTTGGTTAAGGACATCTACGGAGGAGGGTCCGTGTCTTTGGGACTGCCGGGATACCTTATAGCGAGCAGCTTTGGGAAATCTGCCACCACCGATAAAG agTTCTCCAAAGAAGACATGGCTAAGAGCCTGCTGCACATGATCAGTAACGATATCGGTCAGCTAGCGTGTCTCTACGCCCGATCGCACAACCTCACCCGAGTTTACTTCGGCGGATTCTTCATCCGAGGTCACCCAGTAACCATGCACACCATCACCTACAGCATCAACTTCTTCTCCAAG GGTGAAGTTCAGGCTTTGTTTCTAAGACACGAAGGTTACCTGGGTACTATAGGGGCATTTCTGAAGGGTGCAGAAGAAGACA ATCCTAATCAGTACAGCTGGGAGGAAAACTACGCCGGCAGTTCCGGCCTCATGAGCGTGTCTCCGGATGTGAATCCTATGCAGCGAGCACGAAGCGGCACG TTTCCT TTTGACATGTTGGAGATGGATCGTTTGGAGAGGCAGCTGGTGAACTTGCCGCTCCTGCAGGACCCTTCGTCTTACATCCCCGACACTGTGGACCTCACAGAGGACGCTCTGGCTAGAGAATACTGGCTCTACTGTTTTGAAGATGCACTGGATGGG GTGGTGAAGCGAGCTGTGGCCAGTCAGAAAGACCAGCCTGAGGCCACAGAGAGGGCAGAGAAGTTTCGCCAGAAGTACAGACACAAGCTACAGACGTTACGCCATCAGCCATT CGCTTACGGATCGCTCACTGTTCGGAGTCTGCTCGACACCAGGGAACATTGTCTGAACGAGTTCAACTTTCCTGACCCTTATTCTAAG ATCAAGCAGAAGGAGAACGACATGGCGCTGAAGTACTACCAGAAAGTGGTGCAGTCTCTGGAGGAGCTGAACTGGGAGCAGAGGCAGTTCACTCTGGTCCGAGGCCTGCTGGCGGGCAACGTGTTCGACTGGGGAGCCAAAGCTGTGTCCGA CATTCTGGAGACCGATCCGCAGTTCGGGTTCGAACAGGCAAAGCAGCAGCTGCAAG AGCGTCCGTGGCTTGTAGATGCCTATAACCAGTGGATTGAAAGATTGAAG GGTCCTCCTCATAAATGTGCGTTGTTTTTCGTAGATAATAGTGGAGTGGACATTATTCTAGGTGTTTTCCCCTTTGTAAGAGAACTTCTTATTCGAGGCACAGAG GTTGTTCTCGCGAGTAACTCGAGTCCTGCACTGAATGACGTGACTAACAGCGAGCTGCAGATCGTCACTGAGAGAATAGCTGCTATGGATCCTGTCATTCA AGCCGGAGTAAAAGAGGACAGACTGACGTTAGTTCAGAGCGGATCCAGTTCTCCCTGTTTGGACTTGAG TCGACTGGACAAAGTCCTGGCCACGGTGGTGCGAGAGCGCGGCACGGACCTGGTGATCATCGAAGGCATGGGTCGTGCCATCCATACCAATTACTACGCCATGCTGAACTGCGAAAGCCTCAAGCTGGCCGTCATCAAGAACTCGTGGCTGGCCGAGCGACTCGGCGGCAAGATCTTCAGCGTGGTCTTTAAGTACGAAGTTCCCTCCAAAACTCAAGGGCAACATTAA